In one Mycobacteroides chelonae genomic region, the following are encoded:
- a CDS encoding SDR family oxidoreductase, with translation MSTGETNLHYPRVVLVTGASRFLGGYLAARLVQNPMINRVIAVDAVAPSKDLLRRMGRAEFVRADIRNPFIAKVIRNGEVDTVVHTASASFSPRSGGRAALKELNVMGAMQLFAACQKAPTVQRVVVKSTAQVYGAGPRDPVMFTEEMGARRPPSDGFARDSIDIESYARGLARRRPDVAVTILRLANLIGPGMDTALARYLAGPLVPTVFGRDARLQLLHEQDALGALERATMAGKAGTFNIAADGMMMMSQAVRRSGQLGIPVPSFAVAGIASFTKGTRYTELSSEQRDWLAYGRAIDNTRMKVELGYQPKWTTVGAFGDYVRGRGITPVIEPEWVRSLGDRAVALAQKISS, from the coding sequence GTGAGCACCGGTGAGACCAATCTGCACTACCCGCGGGTGGTGCTGGTCACCGGAGCCAGCCGATTCCTCGGGGGTTATCTGGCTGCGCGTCTGGTGCAGAACCCGATGATCAACCGTGTCATCGCGGTAGATGCTGTCGCCCCAAGCAAGGACCTGCTGCGCAGGATGGGGCGGGCAGAGTTCGTGCGGGCCGATATCCGCAACCCGTTCATCGCGAAGGTCATCCGCAACGGCGAGGTCGACACGGTGGTGCACACCGCCTCTGCCTCGTTCTCGCCGCGTTCGGGTGGGCGCGCCGCGCTCAAGGAATTGAACGTGATGGGTGCGATGCAGCTGTTCGCGGCGTGCCAGAAGGCGCCCACCGTGCAGCGCGTTGTCGTCAAGTCCACCGCCCAGGTCTATGGAGCCGGTCCCCGGGATCCGGTGATGTTCACCGAGGAGATGGGCGCGCGCCGTCCACCGTCCGACGGCTTCGCACGGGACAGCATTGATATCGAGAGCTATGCCCGCGGGCTGGCCCGGCGACGCCCCGATGTAGCGGTGACGATCCTGCGGTTGGCCAACTTGATCGGCCCCGGTATGGACACCGCGTTGGCGCGCTATCTGGCGGGCCCGCTAGTGCCCACCGTGTTTGGGCGCGACGCCCGCCTGCAGCTGCTGCATGAGCAGGATGCGCTGGGCGCGCTTGAGCGCGCCACCATGGCAGGTAAGGCGGGCACCTTCAACATCGCGGCCGACGGCATGATGATGATGTCGCAGGCGGTCCGCCGTTCCGGGCAACTCGGCATCCCGGTGCCGTCGTTTGCGGTGGCGGGAATTGCGTCGTTCACCAAGGGCACCCGGTACACCGAGCTGAGTTCCGAACAGCGTGACTGGCTGGCCTATGGGCGCGCGATCGACAACACCCGTATGAAGGTCGAACTCGGGTATCAGCCCAAGTGGACGACCGTTGGGGCCTTTGGTGACTACGTTCGGGGACGCGGGATCACTCCAGTAATCGAGCCGGAGTGGGTACGCTCATTGGGAGATCGCGCGG
- a CDS encoding 30S ribosomal protein bS22 — protein sequence MGSVIKKRRKRMSKKKHRKLLRRTRVQRRKLGK from the coding sequence ATGGGTTCAGTTATCAAGAAGCGGCGTAAGCGTATGTCCAAGAAGAAGCACCGCAAGCTGCTTCGCCGCACTCGGGTTCAGCGCAGAAAACTCGGTAAGTAA
- a CDS encoding helix-turn-helix domain-containing protein encodes MTSINGPSARDGAGAKPGRDAAAAGQSGKAQFLTVAEVAALMRVSKMTVYRLVHNGELPAVRVGRSFRVHAKAVNDLLQASYFDAG; translated from the coding sequence ATGACGTCAATCAACGGGCCATCCGCGCGCGATGGGGCCGGCGCCAAGCCGGGCCGGGACGCGGCGGCCGCTGGCCAATCCGGGAAGGCTCAGTTCCTTACGGTCGCCGAGGTCGCCGCGCTGATGCGCGTGAGCAAGATGACCGTCTACCGGCTGGTGCACAACGGCGAGCTGCCCGCGGTGCGGGTCGGCCGGTCGTTCCGTGTGCACGCCAAGGCGGTCAACGATCTGCTGCAGGCCTCCTACTTCGACGCCGGATAA
- the proC gene encoding pyrroline-5-carboxylate reductase, with product MSRIAIIGGGNIGEALISGLLRAGRQAKDIVVSEKVPARAKALAEAYSIRVSEVADAVEGADFIVVAVKPSDVESATSEIAAALAKLDAEGSDRETEQVLVSVAAGVSASFFESKLAAGAPVVRVMPNAPMLVGAGVSAVAKGRFATDEQLSAVAELLESVGSVIKVAESQMDTVTALSGSGPAYFFLLVEALVDAGVASGLTRPVATDLVIQTMAGSAAMLLERAETDENRAPGLQTRTEVDTTAAELRATITSPGGTTAAALRELERGGLRASVYAAVEAAKTRSEQLGITSE from the coding sequence ATGTCCAGAATCGCAATCATCGGTGGCGGCAATATCGGCGAAGCACTTATCTCCGGGCTGCTGAGGGCCGGACGGCAGGCCAAGGACATCGTCGTGTCCGAGAAGGTCCCCGCCCGCGCAAAGGCTCTGGCAGAGGCGTATTCCATCCGCGTCAGCGAGGTGGCGGATGCCGTCGAAGGTGCCGATTTCATTGTGGTGGCGGTCAAACCGTCCGATGTCGAGAGCGCGACCAGCGAGATCGCCGCGGCGCTGGCGAAACTGGACGCCGAAGGTAGCGACCGGGAGACCGAGCAGGTGCTGGTCTCGGTGGCCGCGGGAGTGTCCGCGAGCTTCTTCGAATCCAAGCTGGCCGCCGGGGCTCCGGTGGTGCGGGTGATGCCCAATGCCCCGATGCTTGTCGGCGCCGGGGTCAGCGCTGTCGCCAAGGGCCGATTCGCGACCGACGAGCAGCTCAGTGCCGTCGCCGAGCTGCTGGAGTCGGTGGGCAGCGTCATCAAGGTGGCCGAATCGCAGATGGACACCGTTACCGCGCTGTCCGGATCGGGCCCGGCCTACTTCTTCCTGCTCGTCGAGGCGCTGGTCGATGCGGGGGTTGCCTCGGGTCTCACGCGGCCCGTCGCCACCGATCTGGTCATCCAGACCATGGCCGGATCCGCCGCGATGCTGCTCGAACGGGCTGAGACGGACGAAAATCGGGCTCCCGGACTGCAGACCCGAACGGAGGTCGATACGACCGCCGCCGAGCTCCGCGCAACGATTACCTCGCCGGGTGGTACTACCGCCGCTGCGCTGCGCGAACTGGAACGTGGAGGTTTGCGGGCAAGCGTCTATGCCGCCGTCGAAGCCGCAAAAACACGCTCCGAGCAGCTCGGAATCACATCAGAGTAA